A region of Anolis sagrei isolate rAnoSag1 chromosome 2, rAnoSag1.mat, whole genome shotgun sequence DNA encodes the following proteins:
- the NEUROD4 gene encoding neurogenic differentiation factor 4: MAKLYTKPKEMADLISSQPWMDEALSSQDEMKEEDSRQTPYGILASLNEIEHDSIEEEEEEEDGGKPKRRGPKKKKMTKARLERFRARRVKANARERTRMHGLNDALDNLRRVMPCYSKTQKLSKIETLRLARNYIWALSEVLESGQSPEDKGFVDMLCKGLSQPTSNLVAGCLQLGPQSVFLEKHEEKAPISDSVMPSHSFSYQSPGLPSPPYGNMENHLVHLKPPSFKSLVDPSFGNHHPDCTSPSYEGPLTPPLSISGNFSLKQDGSPDLEKSYSFMTHYPSVTLGNAHGHSSHFSTTVPRYDIPIDMTYDSYPHHVVGAQLNAIFSE, encoded by the coding sequence ATGGCTAAGCTCTATACCAAGCCCAAAGAGATGGCTGACCTTATATCTTCTCAGCCCTGGATGGATGAAGCCCTCAGTTCCCAAGATGAGATGAAGGAGGAAGACAGCAGACAAACACCCTATGGGATTCTTGCTAGCCTCAATGAAATTGAACATGACAGcattgaggaagaagaggaggaagaagatggtgGGAAGCCAAAGAGAAGGGgcccaaagaagaagaagatgaccaAGGCAAGGTTGGAGCGGTTCAGAGCTCGCCGGGTGAAGGCTAACGCACGGGAGCGAACTCGTATGCATGGGCTAAATGATGCTTTGGATAACTTGAGGCGTGTGATGCCCTGCTACTCTAAGACCCAGAAGTTGTCCAAAATTGAGACGCTGAGACTAGCCAGGAACTACATCTGGGCTTTGTCAGAAGTACTAGAAAGTGGACAGTCTCCAGAAGACAAAGGTTTTGTGGATATGCTGTGCAAAGGTTTGTCCCAACCAACTAGTAACCTGGTTGCTGGTTGTCTACAGTTGGGACCTCAGTCCGTTTTCTTGGAGAAACATGAGGAGAAAGCACCCATTTCTGACTCAGTGATGCCCTCTCACAGTTTTTCCTACCAGTCTCCAGGGCTGCCCAGTCCACCCTATGGGAATATGGAAAACCATCTTGTCCATCTAAAGCCACCAAGCTTTAAAAGCCTAGTGGATCCTTCCtttggcaaccaccacccagactGCACATCTCCATCTTATGAGggtcctttgacaccccctctgAGCATCAGTGGGAATTTTTCCCTCAAGCAAGATGGGTCTCCTGATCTGGAAAAATCATATAGCTTCATGACACACTATCCTTCTGTTACCCTGGGTAATGCTCATGGGCACAGCTCTCATTTCTCAACCACAGTGCCCAGGTATGACATCCCCATAGATATGACGTATGACTCCTATCCTCACCATGTTGTGGGGGCTCAGCTCAATGCAATATTCAGTGAATGA